In Saccharolobus solfataricus, a genomic segment contains:
- a CDS encoding diphthine--ammonia ligase, whose protein sequence is MKICVLYSGGKDSTYALHWAVFKGFEVVCLITLIPKREDSWMFQYPNVIYTKYQAEAMDFKLITFGTSGEKDKELEDLKKALLQAKNEGADGIVSGALLSDYQRLNISIIAEELGLKTYTPLWRKSQEEYMRWLVKEGFKFIITSASAYGFPFDLVGKEITTEDVEKIIERARRYGFNPAFEGGEAETFVTYAPLFKTQLRVNGKLKRISEYECRYEITDIH, encoded by the coding sequence ATGAAAATTTGTGTGTTATACTCCGGAGGGAAGGATAGTACTTACGCGTTGCATTGGGCAGTTTTCAAAGGATTTGAGGTTGTCTGCCTAATAACGCTAATACCGAAAAGAGAAGATTCTTGGATGTTCCAATATCCTAACGTGATTTATACTAAATATCAGGCTGAAGCCATGGATTTTAAGTTAATTACCTTCGGGACTTCAGGAGAGAAAGATAAGGAACTAGAAGATCTCAAAAAGGCGTTATTACAAGCTAAAAATGAAGGTGCTGATGGAATAGTTAGCGGAGCGTTACTTTCCGATTATCAAAGATTAAACATAAGCATAATAGCCGAAGAATTAGGACTAAAGACATATACTCCGCTTTGGAGAAAAAGCCAAGAAGAATATATGCGATGGTTAGTAAAAGAAGGATTTAAGTTCATAATAACATCAGCCTCCGCCTATGGTTTTCCATTCGATCTAGTAGGTAAGGAAATCACTACAGAGGATGTGGAGAAAATTATTGAGAGAGCAAGAAGATATGGGTTCAATCCTGCATTTGAGGGTGGAGAAGCTGAAACTTTTGTAACTTACGCTCCACTTTTCAAAACACAATTAAGGGTAAATGGTAAATTAAAAAGAATAAGTGAGTACGAATGCAGATACGAAATAACGGATATACATTAA
- the mobB gene encoding molybdopterin-guanine dinucleotide biosynthesis protein B, with protein sequence MACIFHIIGKKDTGKTSVIESVLREIKKDNLKVAVVKHSHHKLDLAGKDTYRYRNSGSDLILFQEGEEESVLFMPSVSSLTLITLLPVDVILVEGFSNVDIGKKYIINNVNEVEAISKQVINDIKKECQKTNRALILDNVKVEVTSDNALLLTLYNLMKVLGVKNVSSD encoded by the coding sequence ATGGCATGCATATTTCATATTATAGGTAAAAAAGATACGGGAAAGACAAGTGTTATTGAGAGCGTATTAAGAGAGATTAAGAAGGACAACTTAAAGGTTGCAGTGGTTAAGCATTCTCATCACAAGTTGGACTTAGCAGGAAAGGATACTTATAGATATAGAAACTCTGGATCTGATCTAATTCTATTTCAAGAGGGCGAAGAAGAGTCAGTTCTGTTTATGCCTTCTGTATCCTCCCTTACCTTAATTACACTTCTCCCAGTAGATGTTATCCTTGTAGAGGGTTTTTCGAATGTGGATATAGGTAAGAAATACATTATCAATAACGTAAATGAAGTTGAAGCCATAAGTAAACAAGTTATAAACGATATAAAAAAAGAGTGTCAAAAGACGAATAGAGCCTTAATATTGGATAATGTGAAAGTAGAGGTAACATCAGATAACGCTTTATTACTAACCCTTTATAATTTGATGAAAGTATTAGGAGTTAAAAATGTCAGTTCAGATTAA
- a CDS encoding molybdenum cofactor guanylyltransferase: MSYNNSYDVIILAGGLSKRFGADKCCFEVNSKTMLDRLLEQFDNPIVVSRSPRRIKKGILVIEKGEYEGPVKGVREGLKYVRRDRVFITGCDFPFLIKNLVDYVCSKPYDIVIPFDHRPQPLLACYSTELLNKNIDKINGLVELIELSSSVYFIGTEELLKIDPFLYSLININSIIDLIYRPIRIKTKSNFILR, encoded by the coding sequence TTGAGTTACAACAACTCATATGATGTTATAATACTAGCTGGGGGACTATCGAAAAGATTTGGAGCTGATAAATGTTGCTTCGAGGTAAATTCAAAGACAATGTTGGATAGGTTACTAGAGCAATTTGACAATCCCATTGTGGTATCAAGATCGCCTAGGAGAATAAAAAAGGGAATTTTAGTTATAGAGAAGGGTGAATATGAAGGACCAGTTAAAGGTGTTAGAGAAGGATTAAAATATGTAAGGAGAGATAGAGTTTTTATCACTGGATGCGACTTTCCGTTCCTCATTAAAAATTTAGTAGATTATGTATGTAGCAAACCATATGACATCGTAATTCCATTTGATCATAGACCACAGCCACTGTTAGCTTGTTATTCCACAGAACTGCTTAATAAAAACATTGATAAAATTAATGGACTTGTAGAGCTGATTGAACTCTCTAGCTCAGTATATTTTATCGGTACTGAAGAACTATTAAAGATAGATCCTTTTCTTTATAGTTTGATTAATATCAATAGTATAATAGATCTAATTTATCGTCCAATTAGAATAAAAACGAAATCAAATTTTATTCTTAGATAA
- a CDS encoding class II glutamine amidotransferase: MVDYYPSGCGVFGILRKRDAPKVKGDLVVRAIDRVRYRGSDKGAGFAVFNLEKRNYYVIKAFYNGNPSELKEVFSKYGIEVKNVELVSKYSNLCDCNLIALGDINEVRKAIRNINEIMWNGKERKGRVYSVGSSLHVYKGVGYPRDVAEQYRVEEIEGDLWLAHTRQPTNSPGYYPFWSHPFSSFNIAIVHNGDVSSFGANVEYLNSRGLNSFVGTDSEVLAFLFEELIAEGLTVEEAVKILINPSRRFDGLPKDVDYLYRNARLDGPFTAVIGYDSGDDLYLIAIADRSKFRPAIVGEDDSYYYIASEENEIREVSPKAKVWTLKPGSYFIASYKKGVISYGRSNEELKTFSPPPIMVPEKYDINAYNIGYKELNYEILKLAEKGKREITVANVLGHRYIGINLPARGINNLRINLYGVIGNAMANLNEGNEFYVYGNVADDCCDTMHGGKVVIYGDARDVLAQTFQNGKIFVKGNAGNRVGIQMREYKDKRPYLIIGGIVDDYLGEYMAGGSIIVFGKGYNGEPVGNFVGTGMVGGRIYIRGKVSPSKLGLQPPKYEVMRLIKALFLEGLISSEEYDSLKNEEYIGIVNKLKGEAKEYAKKLFEEKIGVPMYEYRELTEEEFKELSPVVNEYSKDMMDHSYEELLKEKFTVVTARKL, from the coding sequence ATGGTTGACTATTATCCTTCTGGTTGTGGTGTTTTTGGGATCTTAAGGAAAAGAGATGCCCCTAAAGTTAAAGGCGATTTAGTTGTAAGAGCAATAGATAGAGTTAGATATAGGGGTAGTGATAAGGGTGCAGGATTTGCTGTATTTAATTTAGAAAAAAGAAACTATTATGTTATTAAAGCATTTTATAATGGAAACCCAAGTGAACTAAAGGAGGTATTTAGTAAGTATGGTATAGAAGTTAAGAATGTTGAGTTAGTAAGTAAGTATTCGAATTTGTGTGATTGTAATCTAATTGCTTTAGGCGATATAAATGAAGTTAGGAAGGCTATAAGGAATATAAATGAGATTATGTGGAATGGTAAAGAGAGGAAAGGCAGAGTATATAGCGTTGGTAGTTCTCTTCATGTTTATAAGGGTGTTGGATATCCTAGAGATGTAGCTGAACAATATCGTGTTGAGGAAATCGAGGGTGATTTATGGTTAGCACATACTAGACAGCCCACGAATTCTCCTGGTTATTATCCATTTTGGTCTCATCCTTTTTCCTCATTTAATATTGCTATAGTACATAATGGTGATGTTAGCTCATTTGGCGCAAACGTTGAATATCTAAACTCAAGGGGGTTAAATAGTTTTGTAGGAACTGACAGTGAAGTATTGGCTTTCTTATTTGAGGAACTCATCGCAGAAGGCTTAACTGTTGAAGAAGCGGTAAAGATTCTAATTAATCCATCTAGAAGATTCGATGGCTTACCTAAAGACGTTGATTATCTATATAGAAACGCTAGACTTGATGGTCCATTTACTGCAGTTATTGGTTATGATTCTGGTGATGATTTATATTTGATAGCTATTGCTGATAGATCTAAATTTAGGCCGGCCATAGTTGGTGAGGATGATTCGTATTATTATATAGCAAGTGAGGAGAATGAGATTAGGGAAGTAAGCCCTAAGGCCAAAGTTTGGACGCTCAAACCCGGTTCTTATTTTATAGCGTCTTACAAAAAGGGAGTCATATCGTACGGTAGGAGCAATGAAGAGTTAAAGACATTTTCTCCTCCCCCAATAATGGTTCCAGAAAAGTATGATATTAATGCCTATAATATAGGGTATAAGGAGTTAAATTATGAGATCCTTAAGTTAGCTGAAAAAGGAAAGAGGGAAATAACAGTTGCCAATGTTTTAGGTCATAGATATATTGGGATAAATCTACCTGCTAGAGGTATAAATAATTTGAGGATTAACCTTTATGGTGTGATCGGAAACGCTATGGCAAACTTAAATGAGGGTAATGAGTTTTATGTTTATGGAAATGTCGCTGATGATTGTTGCGATACCATGCATGGAGGGAAGGTAGTAATTTACGGCGATGCAAGAGATGTTTTAGCTCAGACTTTTCAGAACGGTAAGATTTTCGTTAAGGGTAATGCCGGGAATAGAGTCGGTATTCAGATGAGAGAATATAAGGATAAAAGACCATATCTCATAATAGGCGGTATTGTCGATGATTATCTAGGAGAATATATGGCTGGAGGTTCAATAATAGTGTTTGGTAAGGGATACAATGGAGAACCAGTAGGAAATTTTGTAGGAACGGGAATGGTAGGGGGTAGGATATACATAAGAGGTAAAGTTTCCCCATCAAAGTTAGGATTACAACCACCTAAGTATGAGGTGATGAGACTAATAAAAGCGCTATTCTTAGAAGGTTTAATTTCTAGTGAAGAATATGATTCATTAAAGAATGAAGAGTATATAGGGATTGTTAATAAGTTAAAAGGAGAAGCCAAGGAATACGCGAAGAAATTGTTTGAGGAGAAAATTGGAGTTCCGATGTACGAATATAGAGAATTGACTGAGGAGGAGTTTAAGGAGTTGTCCCCAGTAGTTAATGAGTATTCTAAGGACATGATGGACCACTCTTATGAAGAACTTTTAAAGGAAAAGTTTACTGTTGTAACTGCTAGAAAATTATAG
- a CDS encoding CBS domain-containing protein, with product MSVQINGAEIISLDPNAYVTDALFFMRRNNVRRLVVSNSSNIIGVFTIENAIRQILENRLEVRLNELKLRRPVYVEDNYIKSIVGTMIGESSDFVLYRGKYIITEKDVVRSFNWSSVKGSVEGISKDAIVVQPFTKISTCIETMLKNNIRHLPIVNGIALGIVSARDIAYSYDSVTGNTIVEKIMNVNLVTADDNSELSYAINLMIGRNVGSLIVKTRVKNKVKILTNRDLIKLIFSYIL from the coding sequence ATGTCAGTTCAGATTAATGGAGCTGAAATTATATCGTTGGATCCTAATGCGTATGTAACGGACGCTTTATTCTTCATGAGGAGAAATAACGTGAGAAGATTAGTAGTAAGTAATTCCAGCAATATAATAGGAGTTTTTACAATAGAGAACGCTATTAGGCAAATTTTGGAAAATAGATTAGAAGTAAGGCTAAACGAGTTAAAGTTAAGAAGGCCAGTATATGTCGAGGACAACTACATTAAAAGTATAGTAGGAACGATGATTGGTGAGAGCTCAGACTTTGTACTATATAGAGGAAAATATATTATAACTGAAAAGGATGTTGTAAGATCTTTTAACTGGAGTTCGGTAAAGGGAAGTGTAGAAGGTATCAGTAAAGATGCGATTGTAGTACAGCCCTTTACGAAGATCTCAACTTGTATTGAAACTATGCTTAAAAACAATATCAGACACTTACCAATTGTTAATGGGATTGCATTAGGCATAGTTAGTGCAAGAGATATAGCTTATTCTTATGACTCAGTAACTGGAAATACAATAGTTGAAAAAATTATGAATGTAAATTTAGTTACTGCAGACGATAATAGTGAGTTAAGTTATGCGATAAATTTAATGATAGGGAGGAATGTTGGTAGTCTAATAGTTAAAACTAGAGTTAAGAACAAAGTTAAAATTCTTACTAACAGAGATTTAATAAAGTTGATTTTTAGTTATATATTGTGA
- a CDS encoding molybdopterin molybdotransferase MoeA gives MALIPVEEARKIISNTNFEVKRREKYVEIFQALGKIAVEDILAVKSMPERSLSAMDGYAIKYDDYLKYGKLRVVGKLYPSTSNIPELKEGETYYVTTGSPLPLYADSVVPVENSRLEGEYVIFKGEVKKGKNIREEGEDINIGQIIIQKGTEITPYYLGILIQQKIFHVKVSDLKFTVFANGDEITSFENPQKNKIIDSISPILIKILEKFGSVKYMGVAKDDLNDVTEKIEKSLEISDVIISVGGSSVGEKDYVKKAVNKLGEVLFDGVSVNTIKRGSVGRIQGKPILILPGQVVSAITAFHEFGLSVLSNILGTNLKKFIKSTLVEDIYVNHSMDSVYLFNVKGNSAFPLRWGVGLYSELAKANGFAILKRGLTYKKGEEVELQQLI, from the coding sequence GTGGCACTAATTCCAGTTGAAGAGGCTAGAAAAATAATAAGCAATACTAATTTTGAGGTAAAGAGAAGAGAAAAGTACGTTGAAATCTTTCAAGCACTAGGTAAAATAGCAGTAGAAGATATACTTGCAGTAAAAAGTATGCCCGAAAGATCATTATCAGCAATGGATGGATATGCAATCAAATATGATGACTATCTAAAATATGGAAAGTTAAGAGTCGTAGGAAAACTATATCCAAGCACGTCAAATATTCCAGAATTAAAAGAAGGAGAAACCTATTACGTAACCACCGGTTCACCTTTACCACTATATGCTGATAGTGTAGTACCAGTTGAAAATTCTAGACTTGAGGGAGAGTATGTTATATTTAAAGGAGAGGTAAAAAAGGGTAAGAACATAAGGGAAGAGGGAGAAGACATTAACATAGGACAGATAATAATACAAAAAGGTACTGAAATAACTCCCTATTATTTAGGAATTCTAATACAACAAAAAATCTTTCATGTTAAGGTTTCAGATTTAAAGTTTACAGTTTTTGCTAATGGAGACGAAATAACTAGCTTTGAAAATCCACAGAAAAATAAGATTATAGATTCCATCTCACCGATACTGATCAAAATTCTCGAGAAATTCGGTAGTGTGAAATATATGGGAGTTGCGAAGGACGATTTAAATGATGTAACGGAAAAAATTGAAAAATCATTAGAAATTTCGGATGTAATAATATCTGTAGGAGGATCATCGGTTGGCGAAAAAGATTACGTAAAAAAGGCCGTAAATAAACTGGGAGAGGTGCTATTCGATGGCGTATCCGTAAATACAATTAAGAGAGGTAGTGTGGGCAGAATTCAAGGAAAACCAATATTGATATTACCAGGACAAGTAGTATCTGCTATAACTGCGTTTCATGAATTTGGTCTTTCAGTATTGTCTAATATATTAGGTACTAATCTAAAGAAGTTTATAAAAAGTACTCTTGTAGAGGACATCTATGTTAATCACTCTATGGATTCAGTATACCTATTTAATGTTAAGGGGAACTCAGCATTTCCGCTTAGATGGGGCGTAGGTTTGTACAGCGAATTAGCTAAAGCTAATGGATTTGCAATTCTCAAGAGAGGTTTAACTTATAAGAAAGGGGAAGAAGTTGAGTTACAACAACTCATATGA
- a CDS encoding class I SAM-dependent methyltransferase — protein MIFSCPIDRSDVNEKLECEKGHKFGIIGGQIYDFLLKDVEVDKLLSRVIPIYESIWAPLGLLITSGKTYTSFLREIGEFIDGDLIIDVGTGTGKIFDFLNCKTCIGIDVSLRFLMYMKRKRTRVIAVRADANNLPLKSGIADGISSTLVLHMLSNPSFAIREMSRVLKSNGKCSIAVLANVNSIIGKTLSRWWKVNLRHYDYYINLLQENSLKVVERKELGPWEVINCIKIS, from the coding sequence GTGATATTCTCTTGCCCTATTGATAGAAGTGATGTAAATGAGAAGTTAGAGTGTGAAAAAGGTCACAAATTTGGTATAATTGGAGGCCAAATTTATGATTTCCTATTGAAAGACGTCGAGGTCGATAAATTATTATCAAGAGTAATTCCTATTTACGAAAGTATATGGGCTCCGTTAGGATTGCTGATCACTTCTGGTAAAACTTATACATCCTTTCTCAGAGAAATTGGTGAGTTTATAGATGGCGATTTAATAATCGATGTAGGAACTGGTACAGGTAAGATTTTTGATTTTCTGAATTGTAAGACTTGTATTGGTATTGATGTATCTTTACGGTTTTTAATGTATATGAAAAGAAAGAGGACTAGGGTGATAGCAGTAAGGGCTGATGCTAATAATCTACCTCTCAAGTCTGGAATCGCCGACGGAATTTCTTCTACACTAGTTTTACATATGTTATCTAATCCATCTTTTGCTATAAGAGAAATGTCTAGAGTACTTAAATCTAATGGTAAATGTAGTATCGCAGTTTTAGCCAACGTAAATTCGATAATAGGTAAAACACTGTCAAGATGGTGGAAAGTTAATTTAAGGCACTATGATTACTATATTAATTTACTTCAAGAGAATTCATTAAAAGTAGTTGAAAGGAAGGAATTAGGACCTTGGGAGGTAATAAATTGTATTAAGATCTCATAA
- a CDS encoding amidohydrolase, translating into MQIRNNGYTLKNCRFIVNYDKILENVNIVIQNGYIKNVGREVEGDEVDCSEYIAIPGLVNAHTHTPMIILRGYYDDAELTEWLKKIWEFEKVFKLNEMNIASELAIMEMLSKGTTAFIDMYFNPEGVKEIAEKYGIRAYAGYTFLNSLFEPHEIDKKQRQLKTSELFKPIVNVHSIYSTSIETLKLAKQIAEETDTWIHIHVSETRSEIYEIKKKYGKFPVELLNELGIVKNAQLVHLGWIANWELRYVNQATHCPTSNMKLATAGFFPFKELMENGVNITIGTDGAASNNSLDMFREMKNAVLLQRHSYWDVGVKAFHAFRAATENGYKLINLKGGRIEEGYIADIVLLKKDKLYPLRKDRILSNIVYYTVGEYVGKVIVNGRIVYDEKVEREFDKRRRELLKLLDEIIS; encoded by the coding sequence ATGCAGATACGAAATAACGGATATACATTAAAAAATTGCAGATTTATTGTAAACTATGATAAAATATTGGAAAACGTGAACATAGTAATACAAAATGGATATATAAAAAATGTAGGAAGGGAAGTTGAGGGAGATGAGGTAGATTGCTCAGAATACATTGCAATACCAGGGCTAGTTAACGCACATACACATACTCCAATGATAATATTGCGTGGATATTATGACGATGCCGAATTAACAGAATGGCTAAAAAAGATATGGGAATTTGAAAAAGTTTTCAAGCTAAATGAGATGAACATAGCCTCAGAGTTGGCTATAATGGAAATGTTATCAAAAGGTACAACAGCTTTCATAGACATGTACTTTAATCCTGAAGGAGTAAAAGAAATTGCAGAAAAGTATGGAATAAGGGCCTATGCTGGTTATACGTTTCTAAACAGTTTATTCGAGCCTCATGAGATAGATAAGAAACAAAGACAGCTTAAAACAAGTGAACTGTTTAAACCAATTGTGAACGTACATAGCATTTATTCAACATCTATAGAAACATTAAAATTGGCTAAACAAATTGCAGAGGAAACAGACACATGGATTCACATCCATGTATCTGAGACCAGAAGCGAGATTTATGAGATAAAGAAAAAATATGGCAAGTTCCCAGTAGAGTTATTGAATGAGCTAGGAATCGTAAAAAATGCTCAGTTAGTCCATTTAGGATGGATAGCTAATTGGGAATTACGATATGTGAACCAAGCAACTCATTGTCCTACATCGAATATGAAACTTGCTACCGCAGGTTTCTTTCCATTTAAAGAATTGATGGAAAATGGAGTAAACATAACCATAGGTACAGATGGAGCAGCGAGTAATAACTCGTTAGATATGTTTAGAGAGATGAAAAATGCAGTATTGCTCCAAAGACATTCGTATTGGGATGTTGGAGTAAAGGCATTTCATGCATTTAGGGCAGCAACAGAAAATGGATACAAACTTATTAATTTAAAAGGAGGAAGAATAGAAGAAGGTTACATTGCTGATATAGTATTATTAAAGAAGGACAAATTATATCCGCTAAGGAAGGATAGGATTCTATCAAACATTGTTTATTATACCGTAGGTGAATATGTAGGTAAGGTTATAGTAAATGGAAGAATAGTTTACGACGAAAAAGTAGAAAGGGAATTTGATAAGAGAAGAAGAGAATTACTTAAGCTTTTGGATGAGATTATATCCTAG
- a CDS encoding glycosyltransferase family 2 protein, translated as MVEIIIPVGPNDKLEWVKRSVNSALLQSVDKVIIYDNSERADIYNFFQELKDKLVYIKDKRMTKVNMARLRNKMLSLASDKYVIMLDSDVVIPKNYSNNIINKLERGVAYTWIHYAYSEEEIEKPLSISENNPNLGCAGLNLEVIKRIGYFDERYERDEDVWLYAKLKKTGYKVEPAEGRCLHLNKVHARLNLSSSVAEARRNLWRSKYDIMLMFDGLTDFTFLTGYSYYGSYYILAILSVIFHPLTFLYLPLIGYGVYYYKGPKKYLLNLIPGLSLAISFPYGLGYNLIQKLK; from the coding sequence ATGGTTGAGATTATAATACCAGTGGGTCCTAATGATAAGCTTGAATGGGTTAAAAGAAGTGTAAATTCCGCATTATTACAATCAGTTGATAAAGTGATAATTTATGATAATAGTGAGAGAGCAGATATCTACAACTTTTTTCAAGAATTGAAAGATAAATTAGTTTATATTAAGGATAAGAGAATGACAAAGGTTAACATGGCTAGATTACGTAATAAGATGCTTTCGTTAGCCAGTGATAAATATGTGATCATGCTAGATAGTGATGTTGTTATACCTAAGAATTATTCTAATAATATTATAAATAAACTGGAAAGAGGAGTTGCATATACTTGGATTCATTATGCTTATTCAGAAGAGGAAATTGAAAAACCATTATCTATATCCGAAAATAATCCTAATCTAGGATGCGCAGGGCTTAATCTAGAGGTAATTAAGAGGATTGGTTACTTTGATGAACGATATGAAAGAGATGAGGATGTTTGGCTTTACGCTAAATTAAAAAAAACTGGATATAAAGTAGAACCCGCCGAGGGCAGATGTTTGCATCTTAATAAGGTTCACGCAAGGCTTAATTTATCTTCTTCAGTCGCTGAAGCTAGAAGAAATCTTTGGAGGAGTAAATACGACATTATGCTTATGTTCGACGGTCTTACAGATTTTACCTTTTTGACGGGCTATTCATATTATGGTAGTTACTATATATTAGCAATTTTATCAGTTATTTTCCATCCCTTAACTTTCCTCTATCTACCACTCATAGGTTATGGTGTCTATTATTATAAAGGTCCAAAGAAATATTTATTGAATTTAATACCCGGTCTATCTTTGGCTATTTCATTCCCATACGGTCTAGGATATAATCTCATCCAAAAGCTTAAGTAA
- a CDS encoding glycosyltransferase gives MKKIKVAVIAHGLGMSMGYSGEGNIYKTFFEMLEERKIDYTAISFAKPYNTSIPSVYTLPFHLPKLDKYQRLLTYYTAKKVKPDLYLNASGVPIPLSKIAPHIVYAGAPSIANLPSKYTRSLFWKLYLLPFRLVINKIKEEGKRAKIIANSRYSAKAIAEVYEISEPKVIYPPVDVGYFQRAYNEEKRENFFVTIGRIERGKMLENSILLSAKSGVKGVIIGSLNEKDYLKKLINLKRELNADIEIITNLPREELLKVLSKAKVYFHATIGEHFGVPVVEAMASGVIPIVPKESGAYEVVPEFSYSDIEEAVTLLKSLLEKENVELRRELKDRALNFSKENFKRKIFNEISSIIF, from the coding sequence ATGAAGAAAATAAAGGTTGCAGTAATAGCCCATGGCTTAGGGATGAGTATGGGCTATAGTGGTGAGGGAAATATATATAAAACTTTTTTTGAAATGCTAGAGGAAAGAAAAATAGATTATACTGCAATAAGCTTTGCAAAGCCTTACAATACATCAATACCCTCAGTGTATACGTTACCCTTCCATTTGCCAAAGCTGGATAAGTATCAAAGATTATTAACCTATTATACAGCAAAAAAAGTAAAACCGGATTTGTACCTTAACGCATCCGGAGTTCCAATACCACTATCCAAAATAGCTCCACATATAGTTTATGCGGGAGCGCCTTCAATAGCTAACCTACCTAGCAAGTATACTAGATCCCTATTTTGGAAACTTTATTTATTACCGTTTCGTCTTGTCATCAATAAAATAAAGGAAGAGGGGAAGAGGGCAAAGATAATAGCAAACTCTCGTTATTCTGCAAAGGCGATAGCTGAAGTTTACGAAATAAGTGAACCTAAAGTAATATACCCACCAGTGGATGTAGGATATTTTCAGAGAGCATATAATGAGGAAAAAAGGGAAAATTTCTTCGTCACAATAGGAAGAATAGAAAGGGGGAAAATGCTTGAAAACTCAATCCTCCTATCAGCTAAGAGTGGAGTTAAGGGGGTAATCATTGGTTCATTAAATGAAAAAGACTATCTGAAAAAGCTAATTAACCTTAAGAGAGAACTTAATGCTGATATAGAGATTATAACTAATTTACCAAGGGAAGAGCTACTTAAAGTACTCTCTAAGGCTAAAGTGTATTTCCACGCAACGATAGGAGAGCATTTTGGGGTACCAGTTGTAGAAGCAATGGCAAGTGGAGTTATCCCAATAGTACCTAAAGAGAGTGGAGCTTACGAAGTAGTTCCGGAATTCTCGTATTCTGACATAGAAGAGGCCGTAACTCTATTAAAGAGCTTATTAGAGAAGGAAAACGTGGAGTTAAGAAGGGAATTAAAAGATAGGGCTCTAAATTTCAGTAAGGAAAACTTTAAGCGTAAAATATTTAATGAAATTTCTTCTATAATTTTCTAG
- a CDS encoding metal-dependent transcriptional regulator — protein MVELSEPLENYLKEMYEIEEIKGSAKVSELISIFNISPGTISKALNKLEKLGLVERTNDRKIKLTEEGKRIAERLIKSHRLSERLLTDIVGVDWIRAHELAHRLEHIWPDDILERIDRLLGYPTTCPHGHPIGNRIKVSGKKLSEINIAGKYKVVMIVREEEWILREATRLGLKPGVVLEVIENNGTDIKIKIGEEIEEVSKVIGDQVLVIG, from the coding sequence ATGGTTGAACTTTCGGAACCTTTAGAAAATTACTTAAAAGAGATGTATGAGATAGAGGAAATTAAGGGTAGTGCTAAAGTGTCAGAATTAATTTCTATTTTTAACATTTCACCAGGAACAATAAGTAAAGCGTTAAACAAATTGGAAAAATTAGGATTGGTAGAGAGAACTAATGATAGAAAAATAAAGTTAACTGAAGAGGGAAAGAGAATTGCGGAAAGACTAATTAAGTCTCATAGACTTAGTGAACGTTTATTAACGGACATAGTTGGGGTTGACTGGATAAGAGCTCACGAGTTAGCACACAGGCTAGAACACATTTGGCCAGATGATATATTGGAGAGAATAGATAGATTACTTGGTTATCCCACAACTTGTCCTCATGGACATCCAATAGGAAATAGGATAAAAGTGAGTGGAAAGAAACTATCTGAAATAAATATTGCTGGTAAGTATAAGGTTGTAATGATAGTAAGAGAGGAAGAATGGATTTTGAGAGAGGCTACACGGCTAGGATTAAAACCCGGGGTAGTACTTGAAGTTATAGAAAATAATGGCACTGATATAAAAATTAAGATAGGGGAGGAAATAGAGGAAGTTAGCAAAGTAATTGGCGACCAGGTGCTAGTAATTGGATGA